A window of the Aeromicrobium phoceense genome harbors these coding sequences:
- the orn gene encoding oligoribonuclease: protein MNDKLVWIDCEMTGLSIRDDALVEIAALVTDYDLNILGDGVDLIIKPPQAALEQMNEVVTQMHTSSGLLDQLASGITLREAEEQVLEYVRQYATEPGKTPLAGNSIGTDRAFLARDMVELETWLHYRVIDVSSIKELARHWFPRAYFAAPEKGGAHRALADIRESIDELRYYRRTVFTPDPGVDTETARAVAAEILGGTPSE from the coding sequence GTGAACGACAAGCTGGTGTGGATCGATTGCGAGATGACGGGCCTGTCGATCCGCGACGACGCCCTGGTCGAGATCGCGGCGCTCGTGACCGACTACGACCTCAACATCCTCGGCGACGGGGTCGACCTCATCATCAAGCCCCCGCAGGCGGCGCTCGAGCAGATGAACGAGGTCGTCACGCAGATGCACACCTCCTCTGGCCTGCTCGACCAGCTGGCCAGCGGCATCACGCTGCGCGAGGCCGAGGAGCAGGTGCTCGAGTACGTCCGCCAGTACGCCACCGAGCCGGGCAAGACTCCGCTCGCCGGCAACTCGATCGGCACCGACCGCGCCTTCCTGGCCCGCGACATGGTCGAGCTCGAGACGTGGCTGCACTACCGGGTGATCGACGTGTCCTCCATCAAGGAGCTGGCGCGCCACTGGTTCCCCCGCGCCTACTTCGCGGCACCCGAGAAGGGCGGCGCCCACCGCGCGCTGGCCGACATCCGCGAGAGCATCGACGAGCTGCGCTACTACCGCCGCACCGTCTTCACCCCCGATCCGGGGGTCGACACCGAGACCGCGCGCGCCGTCGCCGCGGAGATCCTCGGGGGCACCCCCTCCGAGTAG
- a CDS encoding thioredoxin domain-containing protein, translated as MTNDRQARAARAEQMRKEREKAERKQRNKITVAIVVVVLVLIAAAGWGVKSLSDDNAKSTEVIEPANLTEGGVDFPATGQTKPDAPVMEVFEDFLCPACGSFEQLSGQFLQDQAASGAITLRFMPFSFLHNQSTNDYSRRAANVAMCAVDQEGPEAFWKVHTALFANQPAEGGAGPEDAELIELAEEAGAPDVESCVRTEKFVPWIDEMQEKSADEREVSGTPTVHINGKASEARTPQELQAAIAEASKS; from the coding sequence GTGACGAACGACCGCCAGGCCCGCGCCGCCCGCGCCGAGCAGATGCGCAAGGAGCGCGAGAAGGCCGAGCGCAAGCAGCGCAACAAGATCACCGTCGCGATCGTCGTCGTGGTCCTCGTGCTGATCGCCGCCGCAGGCTGGGGCGTCAAGTCCCTCTCGGACGACAACGCGAAGAGCACCGAGGTCATCGAGCCGGCCAACCTGACCGAGGGCGGTGTCGACTTCCCGGCCACGGGACAGACGAAGCCCGACGCTCCGGTGATGGAGGTGTTCGAGGACTTCCTGTGCCCCGCCTGCGGCTCCTTCGAACAGCTCAGTGGCCAGTTCCTGCAGGACCAGGCCGCGTCGGGCGCCATCACCCTGCGCTTCATGCCGTTCTCGTTCCTGCACAACCAGAGCACGAACGACTACTCACGCCGCGCGGCCAATGTGGCGATGTGCGCCGTGGACCAGGAGGGCCCGGAAGCCTTCTGGAAGGTCCACACCGCGCTGTTCGCCAACCAGCCCGCCGAGGGCGGAGCCGGCCCGGAGGACGCCGAGCTGATCGAACTGGCCGAGGAGGCCGGCGCGCCGGACGTCGAGTCGTGCGTCCGCACCGAGAAGTTCGTCCCGTGGATCGACGAGATGCAGGAGAAGTCGGCCGACGAGCGCGAGGTCTCGGGCACCCCGACGGTGCACATCAACGGCAAGGCCTCCGAGGCGCGCACGCCGCAGGAGCTGCAGGCCGCGATCGCCGAGGCGTCCAAGTCCTGA
- a CDS encoding thioredoxin domain-containing protein: MTNDRKARGARAEQARLERERAERRKRTTLTLAAVVGALVLVLGVAWGLSALGGDDAADGPVVEPRNVTSGGVQHPGAAPAGAPVVEVYEDFLCSHCADFEAEHGAWLDDRAERGDIVLRFMPMTILDGTAGTGPAHDAMNAAFCVADAQGAEAFWAMKSALFGAGYASGDEEPSETALAALAQDAGVPGADACIQDRRFVPWLNEARETARERDVTGTPSVFVDGEKLDDVFEVRSAVEDALAS, from the coding sequence GTGACGAACGACCGCAAGGCGCGGGGCGCCCGGGCCGAGCAGGCTCGCCTCGAGCGTGAGCGTGCGGAGCGCCGCAAGCGCACCACGCTCACGCTCGCGGCGGTCGTCGGCGCCCTCGTGCTGGTGCTCGGGGTCGCCTGGGGTCTCTCGGCGCTGGGCGGCGACGACGCCGCGGACGGTCCGGTCGTCGAGCCGCGGAACGTGACGTCCGGCGGCGTGCAGCACCCCGGTGCCGCGCCGGCCGGCGCGCCGGTGGTGGAGGTGTACGAGGACTTCCTGTGCTCGCACTGCGCCGACTTCGAGGCCGAGCACGGTGCGTGGCTGGACGACCGCGCCGAGCGCGGCGACATCGTGTTGCGCTTCATGCCCATGACGATCCTCGACGGCACCGCCGGCACCGGCCCTGCGCACGACGCGATGAACGCGGCCTTCTGCGTCGCCGATGCCCAGGGCGCGGAGGCGTTCTGGGCGATGAAGTCGGCGCTGTTCGGCGCGGGCTACGCCTCGGGTGACGAAGAGCCGTCCGAGACCGCGCTCGCGGCCCTGGCGCAGGACGCCGGGGTCCCCGGCGCCGACGCGTGCATCCAGGACCGCAGGTTCGTGCCCTGGCTGAACGAGGCACGCGAGACCGCGCGGGAGCGCGACGTCACGGGCACCCCGTCGGTGTTCGTCGACGGCGAGAAGCTCGATGACGTCTTCGAGGTGCGCTCGGCCGTCGAGGACGCGCTCGCGTCCTGA
- a CDS encoding amphi-Trp domain-containing protein translates to MSDLFEIDQTQRLRREEAAARLHALADALARHNSVEFEKNGHRITVDVPDEVELTVEVEIGDENELEIELRW, encoded by the coding sequence GTGAGCGACCTGTTCGAGATCGACCAGACCCAGCGACTTCGCCGCGAGGAGGCCGCCGCCAGGCTGCACGCCCTCGCCGACGCGCTCGCGCGCCACAACTCCGTGGAGTTCGAGAAGAACGGCCACCGCATCACGGTCGACGTGCCCGACGAGGTCGAGCTGACCGTCGAGGTCGAGATCGGTGACGAGAACGAGCTGGAGATCGAGCTGCGCTGGTGA
- a CDS encoding PrsW family glutamic-type intramembrane protease, which translates to MTTTEAPAALPREDDPFRQRGRKLLVVLVWISALAGAAGAIFLASTSGSVTGASLAVVYALVPLPAALAMYWWLDRVEPEPFRYKAAAFVWGAVIAVAIALPMEIGMSRLGMSEDWLIAFGAPVAEEFAKGLFVVLTLVRLRRIIDGVLDGLIVSGLVALGFAAMENVGYYAASYLGFDEVPYSGTEMATATFVVRGLFSPFAHPLFASAIGIAVGLSVSRTSRAQRWGLVALGYLVSVGLHALWNGSIVVGGGVGFLLAYVVLACLLLGLGVTAVVLRMRQFDVMARSLGDMARRGWLHPAEVPWLVRFGRRRQARVFAARYGPIAAEAVDRYQQLATEVAFLHDAVMTGRAKPEGPDRTYALLDRMWHLRPFLRFPPALPPGSR; encoded by the coding sequence GTGACGACGACCGAGGCGCCCGCCGCCCTGCCGCGCGAGGACGACCCGTTCCGTCAGCGTGGTCGCAAGCTCCTCGTCGTGCTGGTCTGGATCTCCGCCCTGGCCGGCGCCGCCGGCGCGATCTTCCTGGCCTCCACGTCGGGATCGGTCACCGGCGCCTCCCTCGCGGTGGTCTACGCCCTGGTGCCCCTCCCGGCAGCGCTGGCCATGTACTGGTGGCTCGACCGCGTCGAGCCCGAGCCGTTCCGCTACAAGGCGGCCGCGTTCGTCTGGGGCGCGGTGATCGCCGTGGCGATCGCTCTGCCGATGGAGATCGGGATGTCGCGCCTGGGCATGAGCGAGGACTGGCTCATCGCCTTCGGTGCGCCCGTCGCCGAGGAGTTCGCCAAGGGCCTGTTCGTCGTGCTCACGCTCGTCCGGCTGCGCCGCATCATCGACGGGGTCCTCGACGGACTCATCGTCTCGGGCCTGGTCGCGCTGGGCTTCGCCGCGATGGAGAACGTCGGCTACTACGCCGCCAGCTACCTGGGCTTCGATGAGGTGCCCTACTCCGGCACCGAGATGGCGACCGCCACGTTCGTGGTCCGCGGGCTCTTCAGCCCGTTCGCGCATCCGCTCTTCGCGTCGGCGATCGGCATCGCCGTCGGCCTGTCGGTCTCGCGCACCTCGCGCGCCCAGCGCTGGGGGCTGGTGGCGCTGGGCTACCTCGTCAGCGTCGGCCTCCACGCGCTGTGGAACGGCTCGATCGTGGTCGGGGGCGGCGTGGGCTTCCTGCTGGCGTACGTCGTGCTCGCGTGCCTCCTGCTCGGCCTGGGCGTCACGGCTGTCGTGCTGCGCATGCGCCAGTTCGACGTGATGGCCCGGTCCCTGGGCGACATGGCGCGGCGCGGCTGGCTCCACCCGGCAGAGGTGCCGTGGCTGGTCCGCTTCGGCCGCCGGCGCCAGGCCCGCGTGTTCGCCGCGCGCTACGGACCCATCGCCGCGGAGGCCGTCGACCGGTACCAGCAGCTCGCGACCGAGGTCGCCTTCCTGCACGACGCGGTGATGACCGGACGGGCCAAGCCCGAGGGTCCCGACCGCACCTACGCGCTGCTCGACCGCATGTGGCACCTGCGCCCGTTCCTGCGGTTCCCGCCCGCCCTGCCGCCCGGCTCGAGGTGA
- the ahcY gene encoding adenosylhomocysteinase has product MDYRVKDLSLHEYGRKEIELAEHEMPGLMAMRERYGDTKPLAGARIAGSLHMTIQTAVLIETLTALGADVRWATCNIFSTQDHAAAAVVVGPNGTPDDPQGTPVFAWKGETLAEYWDEAEKVFDFAEGGPNVLLDDGGDITMLLHLGVEYEKAGAVPPQDSTDNEEFKEVLRVLARSLETKPQHWTNISKDIKGVSEETTTGVLRLYDRFREGTLLFPAINVNDSVTKSKFDNKYGCRHSLIDGINRATDVMIGGKVAVVCGYGDVGKGSAESLRGQGARVIVTEIDPICALQAAMDGYEVKRLESVVETADIFITTTGNFDIIRVEHFEKMKHQAIVGNIGHFDNEINMAGLAKIPGIVKDEIKPQVHQWIFPDGKKIIVLSEGRLLNLGNATGHPSFVMSNSFTNQVLAQIELYSKADQYELGVHVLPKHLDEEVARLHLDALGVELTELSKAQAEYLGVDVAGPYKSDHYRY; this is encoded by the coding sequence ATGGATTATCGCGTCAAGGACCTGTCCCTCCACGAGTACGGCCGCAAGGAGATCGAGCTCGCGGAGCACGAGATGCCGGGCCTGATGGCCATGCGTGAGCGCTACGGCGACACCAAGCCGCTGGCCGGCGCCCGTATCGCCGGGTCGCTGCACATGACGATCCAGACCGCGGTCCTGATCGAGACCCTCACCGCCCTCGGCGCCGACGTGCGCTGGGCGACCTGCAACATCTTCTCCACCCAGGACCACGCCGCCGCCGCGGTCGTCGTCGGCCCGAACGGGACGCCGGACGACCCGCAGGGCACGCCGGTCTTCGCCTGGAAGGGCGAGACGCTGGCCGAGTACTGGGACGAGGCCGAGAAGGTCTTCGACTTCGCTGAGGGCGGCCCCAACGTCCTGCTCGACGACGGTGGCGACATCACGATGCTGTTGCACCTGGGCGTCGAGTACGAGAAGGCCGGCGCCGTGCCGCCGCAGGACAGCACCGACAACGAGGAGTTCAAGGAGGTGCTGCGCGTCCTGGCCCGCTCGCTGGAGACCAAGCCGCAGCACTGGACGAACATCTCCAAGGACATCAAGGGCGTCTCCGAGGAGACCACCACCGGCGTGCTGCGCCTCTACGACCGCTTCCGCGAGGGCACGCTGCTCTTCCCGGCGATCAACGTCAACGACTCGGTCACCAAGAGCAAGTTCGACAACAAGTACGGCTGCCGCCACTCGCTGATCGACGGCATCAACCGCGCGACCGACGTCATGATCGGCGGCAAGGTCGCCGTCGTGTGCGGCTACGGCGACGTGGGCAAGGGCTCGGCCGAGTCGCTGCGCGGCCAGGGTGCTCGCGTCATCGTCACCGAGATCGACCCCATCTGCGCCCTCCAGGCCGCGATGGACGGCTACGAGGTCAAGCGCCTCGAGTCGGTCGTCGAGACCGCCGACATCTTCATCACCACGACGGGCAACTTCGACATCATCCGGGTCGAGCACTTCGAGAAGATGAAGCACCAGGCGATCGTCGGCAACATCGGTCACTTCGACAACGAGATCAACATGGCCGGCCTGGCCAAGATCCCCGGCATCGTCAAGGACGAGATCAAGCCCCAGGTCCACCAGTGGATCTTCCCCGACGGCAAGAAGATCATCGTGCTGTCCGAGGGCCGCCTGCTGAACCTCGGCAACGCCACGGGCCACCCGTCGTTCGTGATGTCGAACTCCTTCACGAACCAGGTGCTCGCGCAGATCGAGTTGTACAGCAAGGCCGACCAGTACGAGCTGGGCGTGCACGTGCTGCCCAAGCACCTCGACGAGGAGGTCGCCCGCCTGCACCTGGACGCCCTCGGTGTCGAGCTCACCGAGCTGTCGAAGGCCCAGGCCGAGTACCTCGGCGTCGACGTGGCAGGTCCGTACAAGTCGGACCACTACCGCTACTGA
- the mtrA gene encoding MtrAB system response regulator MtrA, which yields MSQRRPKNDRVLVVDDDASLAEMLTIVLQGEGFRTSVCRTGDAVMEAFEAFKPDVVLLDRMLPGLDGMEVCRQIREVSGVPIVMLTAKGDTRDIVDGLGVGADDYITKPFRNSELIARIRARLRRSDPMGARIEFGGIVLDPQAHTVTRDGRPVSLTPLEFDLLACLISAPEQVFSREALLEKVWGYHHPGDTKLVNVHMTRLRQKIEDDADNPSVIRTVRGVGYQAIDPAN from the coding sequence ATGTCGCAACGTCGCCCCAAGAACGATCGGGTGCTGGTCGTCGACGATGACGCGTCGTTGGCCGAGATGCTCACGATCGTCCTGCAGGGCGAGGGCTTCCGTACGTCGGTGTGCCGCACCGGCGACGCGGTGATGGAGGCCTTCGAGGCCTTCAAGCCCGACGTCGTGCTCCTCGACCGGATGCTCCCGGGTCTGGACGGCATGGAAGTGTGCCGCCAGATCCGGGAGGTCTCGGGCGTCCCGATCGTGATGCTGACCGCCAAGGGCGACACGCGCGACATCGTCGACGGGCTCGGCGTCGGGGCCGACGACTACATCACCAAGCCGTTCCGCAACAGCGAGCTGATCGCGCGCATCCGCGCCCGGCTGCGCCGCAGCGACCCGATGGGCGCACGGATCGAGTTCGGCGGGATCGTGCTCGACCCCCAGGCCCACACCGTTACCCGTGACGGCCGCCCGGTCTCGCTCACGCCGCTGGAGTTCGACCTGCTCGCGTGCCTGATCTCCGCGCCCGAGCAGGTCTTCAGCCGCGAGGCGCTGCTGGAGAAGGTGTGGGGCTACCACCATCCCGGCGACACCAAGCTGGTGAACGTCCACATGACCCGTCTGCGTCAGAAGATCGAGGACGACGCCGACAACCCCAGCGTCATCCGCACGGTGCGCGGCGTCGGCTACCAGGCGATCGATCCGGCGAACTGA
- the mtrB gene encoding MtrAB system histidine kinase MtrB gives MRRLVGLWRRSLRTRVVINTLLLSIAVIMIVGWALLRDVAGGLADNRRDAAIAEARAGLEQAQSQLDAAVDSEPARQSPALTQLVDSLAATRGENRAYELVLQGPLAEAGGAPVRASGNVGIEEVPESLVERVSADQGTFWTFSELAPFGAGDDLPVVTVGGRVTAQGSNDQYALYYVFSMADQQETLDLVRTALLAGGAALLVMVTLVAWLVARQVVEPVRLARRIAERFAAGNLEQRMHVKGEDDIARLSTSFNQMAESLQSQIRRLENLSRLQQRFVSDVSHELRTPLTTVQMAGQVLFEARPKFDPQTARAAELLHTEVGRFEALLSDLLDLSRFDAGAATLELDPVDLASVAKAAAADEVLSRAGIVGRARGVGVPAVVDADIRRVDRMVRNLIVNAARYSQSSRVEVIVAQAPDRVSLAVRDHGVGMEPEEVRRVFDRFWRGDPARSQGGTGLGLAIAREDAALHGGTLEVWSRKGQGTEFILTLPRVAGERVWSPVTRSVFA, from the coding sequence ATGCGCCGGCTCGTCGGGCTGTGGCGCCGTTCGCTGCGGACGCGGGTCGTCATCAACACCCTGCTGCTCAGCATCGCGGTCATCATGATCGTGGGCTGGGCACTGCTGCGTGACGTCGCCGGCGGCCTGGCCGACAACCGGCGTGACGCCGCCATCGCCGAGGCCCGCGCGGGCCTCGAGCAGGCCCAGTCCCAGCTCGACGCGGCGGTCGACAGCGAGCCGGCGCGCCAGTCGCCGGCCCTGACCCAGCTGGTCGACTCGCTGGCCGCCACGCGCGGCGAGAACCGCGCCTACGAGCTCGTCCTGCAGGGCCCCCTGGCCGAGGCGGGCGGCGCGCCCGTCCGGGCCTCGGGCAACGTGGGGATCGAGGAGGTTCCGGAGTCGCTCGTCGAGCGTGTGAGTGCCGACCAGGGCACGTTCTGGACCTTCTCCGAGCTGGCGCCCTTCGGTGCCGGCGACGATCTCCCGGTCGTGACGGTCGGGGGCCGCGTCACCGCCCAGGGCTCCAACGACCAGTACGCGCTCTACTACGTCTTCTCGATGGCCGACCAGCAGGAGACGCTCGACCTCGTGCGCACGGCGCTGCTCGCCGGCGGTGCCGCCCTGCTGGTGATGGTGACGCTCGTGGCGTGGCTGGTGGCCCGCCAGGTCGTCGAGCCCGTCCGCCTGGCCCGCCGGATCGCGGAGCGCTTCGCCGCGGGCAACCTCGAGCAGCGCATGCACGTCAAGGGCGAGGACGACATCGCCCGCCTCAGCACCTCGTTCAACCAGATGGCCGAGAGCCTGCAGAGCCAGATCCGCCGGCTGGAGAACCTCTCCCGGCTCCAGCAGCGCTTCGTCTCCGATGTCTCGCACGAGCTGCGCACTCCGTTGACGACCGTGCAGATGGCCGGCCAGGTTCTGTTCGAGGCGCGGCCGAAGTTCGACCCGCAGACCGCCCGTGCCGCCGAGCTGCTGCACACCGAGGTCGGCCGCTTCGAGGCGTTGCTGTCCGACCTGCTCGACCTCAGCCGGTTCGACGCCGGCGCGGCCACCCTCGAGCTCGACCCCGTCGATTTGGCCTCCGTGGCGAAGGCGGCGGCCGCCGACGAGGTGCTGTCGCGGGCGGGGATCGTGGGCCGTGCGCGGGGCGTCGGGGTCCCGGCCGTCGTCGACGCCGACATCCGGCGCGTGGACCGCATGGTGCGAAACCTCATCGTGAACGCGGCGCGCTACAGCCAGTCCTCGCGGGTGGAGGTCATCGTCGCGCAGGCGCCCGACCGCGTGTCGCTGGCGGTCCGCGACCACGGCGTGGGGATGGAGCCCGAGGAGGTGCGGCGCGTGTTCGACCGGTTCTGGCGCGGCGACCCGGCGCGGTCGCAGGGCGGCACCGGCCTGGGGCTGGCGATCGCCCGCGAGGATGCCGCCCTCCACGGCGGCACGCTCGAGGTCTGGTCGCGCAAGGGCCAGGGCACGGAGTTCATCCTCACCCTCCCGCGCGTCGCCGGTGAGCGCGTCTGGTCGCCCGTCACGAGGTCGGTGTTCGCATGA
- a CDS encoding LpqB family beta-propeller domain-containing protein, which produces MSRRSVALVLTLVAALLTGCAGIPTSGPVERVEDEAGLGESTVRYTPSGPIPGMTEAQTVRGFLDAMLAYPVTHRVAAEYLTAEAAQQWRPGGGTTVYTEAQVFSESVGSSRIDLSTDVRLDEQGRLTPADGNRRIEFDLARIDGQWRISNPPDGVLVSRDWFEDYVRAFDLYFLDETGRHLVPVPVHEVVGDQLATSLMTSLALGPQPDSAPGLTTAVPPADDLRASVPVVAGVAQVDFSRRVGELSTTTQKRISAQVAWTLRQVPAVTDIQITGDGTVVAPTGDLVQDAGGWASFGPDKSRRWAYVVAGDIVHQVGPRAQQPVPGAWGRSDEGASAVVVAEDRAVGVWADRARITAADGSDPLEVAGEGFLRPVLDIDAQAWLVDRPGGRARVRVHDGTSLSLVPSPGLADVSSFAVSPDGARYAATAGGRLLLGGVVRAEGRVVRLTRPVEQATEDPARQVVWVDGSRVAHLGPRGTQIRSVRIDGTGAVDAWPGGGQLLPDIVPVGLVATAAASPDLYLIDADGGVWMLDRTRWVPVDVPVARGIA; this is translated from the coding sequence ATGAGCCGCCGCTCCGTCGCCCTGGTGCTCACGCTGGTCGCCGCCCTGCTGACGGGGTGCGCGGGCATCCCCACGTCCGGCCCGGTCGAGCGCGTGGAGGACGAGGCCGGCCTGGGTGAGAGCACCGTGCGCTACACCCCGTCGGGACCCATCCCCGGCATGACCGAGGCCCAGACCGTGCGCGGGTTCCTCGACGCGATGCTCGCCTACCCGGTGACCCACCGCGTCGCCGCGGAGTACCTCACGGCGGAGGCGGCGCAGCAGTGGCGGCCCGGCGGCGGCACCACGGTCTACACCGAGGCCCAGGTGTTCTCCGAGTCGGTCGGCTCGAGCCGGATCGACCTGTCCACCGACGTGCGACTCGACGAGCAGGGCCGCCTGACGCCTGCTGACGGGAACCGCCGGATCGAGTTCGACCTCGCCCGGATCGACGGTCAGTGGCGCATCTCCAACCCACCCGACGGGGTGCTGGTCAGCCGCGACTGGTTCGAGGACTACGTGCGCGCGTTCGACCTGTACTTCCTCGACGAGACCGGCCGTCACCTGGTGCCCGTGCCGGTCCACGAGGTCGTGGGCGACCAGCTGGCCACCTCCCTCATGACGAGCCTGGCCCTCGGTCCGCAGCCCGACTCGGCCCCGGGCCTGACCACCGCCGTGCCGCCCGCCGACGACCTGCGCGCCTCCGTGCCGGTGGTGGCCGGGGTGGCCCAGGTGGACTTCTCGCGACGCGTCGGCGAGCTGTCGACCACCACGCAGAAGCGCATCTCGGCCCAGGTCGCGTGGACGCTGAGGCAGGTCCCGGCCGTCACGGACATCCAGATCACCGGCGACGGCACCGTCGTGGCGCCCACGGGCGACCTCGTCCAGGACGCCGGCGGGTGGGCCTCCTTCGGTCCCGACAAGTCGCGGCGCTGGGCCTACGTGGTGGCCGGCGACATCGTGCACCAGGTGGGCCCCCGCGCGCAGCAGCCGGTGCCGGGCGCCTGGGGTCGCTCCGACGAAGGCGCCTCCGCCGTGGTCGTCGCGGAGGACCGCGCGGTCGGCGTGTGGGCCGACCGGGCACGCATCACGGCCGCCGACGGCTCCGACCCGCTCGAGGTCGCGGGGGAGGGCTTCCTGCGGCCGGTGCTCGACATCGACGCGCAGGCCTGGCTCGTCGACCGACCCGGGGGACGGGCCCGCGTGAGGGTCCACGACGGCACGTCGCTCTCGCTCGTGCCGAGCCCGGGCCTCGCCGACGTCTCGTCGTTCGCCGTCTCGCCCGACGGCGCCCGCTACGCAGCCACGGCCGGGGGCCGGCTCCTGCTCGGCGGGGTCGTGCGGGCCGAGGGCCGGGTCGTGCGCCTGACCCGCCCGGTCGAGCAGGCCACCGAGGACCCCGCGCGCCAGGTCGTCTGGGTCGACGGCTCGCGGGTGGCGCACCTCGGGCCGCGCGGTACGCAGATCCGCTCGGTCCGCATCGACGGCACCGGCGCGGTCGACGCGTGGCCCGGCGGCGGTCAGCTGCTGCCCGACATCGTTCCCGTCGGCCTGGTCGCGACCGCGGCCGCCTCGCCCGACCTCTACCTGATCGACGCCGACGGCGGGGTCTGGATGCTCGACCGCACGCGCTGGGTGCCGGTCGACGTGCCCGTCGCGCGCGGCATCGCCTGA
- a CDS encoding ComF family protein has protein sequence MERWWQAAADLVLGASCPLCGSPGGRVCRRCAAALTPEPARVSLEGLDVVGAGIHAGSRRDALLAWKLGGTHALDALMAHHLAAAVITLLGAERSVTLVPVPSTRRSRRERGRDLVADLATAAARSLGAVGVDATSLGCLRLVRQTGDQHALGRLERSRNLAGSMRSIAVPRGPIVVVDDVVTTGSTAREAARALAAAGVVEVLGAAAVVVASAGSAAVAGHPPDGLRSR, from the coding sequence ATGGAGCGGTGGTGGCAGGCGGCGGCCGACCTCGTCCTCGGCGCGTCCTGCCCGCTTTGCGGGTCGCCCGGAGGCCGGGTCTGCCGGCGGTGCGCGGCGGCCCTCACGCCCGAGCCCGCCCGGGTCTCGCTCGAGGGCCTTGACGTGGTCGGCGCGGGGATCCACGCCGGCTCGCGCCGCGACGCGCTGCTGGCCTGGAAGCTGGGCGGCACCCACGCGCTCGATGCGCTCATGGCCCACCACCTCGCCGCCGCGGTCATCACGCTGCTCGGTGCCGAGCGGTCGGTGACGCTCGTCCCCGTGCCCTCCACGCGCCGGTCGCGTCGCGAGCGGGGTCGCGACCTCGTGGCCGACCTGGCCACCGCCGCGGCCCGGTCGCTCGGCGCGGTCGGCGTCGACGCCACCTCGCTCGGCTGCCTGAGGCTCGTCCGGCAGACCGGTGACCAGCACGCCCTCGGCCGCCTCGAACGATCGCGCAACCTCGCCGGCAGCATGCGGTCGATCGCGGTCCCGCGGGGGCCCATCGTGGTCGTCGACGACGTCGTCACCACGGGCTCCACCGCCCGCGAGGCGGCGCGTGCACTCGCGGCGGCAGGGGTCGTCGAGGTACTCGGAGCGGCGGCGGTCGTGGTGGCCTCGGCGGGGTCCGCAGCGGTGGCGGGTCACCCTCCCGACGGGCTACGGTCGAGGTAG
- the hpf gene encoding ribosome hibernation-promoting factor, HPF/YfiA family, which yields MEIVVTGRNSEISERFRSHVAEKLQRIEKFDGRQRINRVEVEVTHEKNPRQHDKAAKVEMTLHSRGPAVRVEAASTDQHSALDAAVDKLEGRLRKVVDRKIRHRDKHAPGTLEEATADLQVAGAPEEDSGDPLVRQVASMEVQGDGPLVVREKDHTSVAMTLDQALYEMELVGHDFFLFVEKDSMRPSVVYRRKGYDYGVIRLKVEG from the coding sequence ATGGAAATCGTGGTCACCGGACGCAACAGTGAGATCTCGGAGCGGTTCCGCTCCCATGTCGCCGAGAAGCTCCAGCGGATCGAGAAGTTCGACGGTCGCCAGCGGATCAATCGGGTCGAGGTCGAGGTGACACACGAGAAGAACCCGCGCCAGCACGACAAGGCCGCCAAGGTGGAGATGACGCTGCACTCGCGCGGTCCCGCCGTCCGGGTGGAGGCGGCCTCCACGGATCAGCACTCGGCGCTCGACGCCGCGGTCGACAAGCTGGAGGGGCGTCTGCGCAAGGTGGTCGACCGCAAGATCCGGCACCGCGACAAGCACGCTCCCGGCACGCTCGAGGAGGCCACGGCCGACCTGCAGGTCGCCGGGGCGCCCGAGGAGGACTCCGGCGACCCGCTGGTGCGCCAGGTGGCCAGCATGGAGGTGCAGGGCGACGGGCCGCTGGTCGTGCGCGAGAAGGACCACACCTCGGTCGCGATGACCCTCGACCAGGCCCTCTACGAGATGGAGCTCGTCGGGCACGACTTCTTCCTCTTCGTGGAGAAGGACTCGATGCGACCGAGCGTCGTCTACCGGCGCAAGGGCTACGACTACGGCGTCATTCGGCTCAAGGTCGAGGGGTGA